One part of the Neodiprion virginianus isolate iyNeoVirg1 chromosome 3, iyNeoVirg1.1, whole genome shotgun sequence genome encodes these proteins:
- the LOC124299935 gene encoding uncharacterized protein LOC124299935 isoform X3, with the protein MTMPKLISDFALTEALQQVTREYHREKFWENAIRDDPLAELSNSQEAGSIGVWVSSIKFGVNEATKELNFNDKCDSRFASELLRYTQLTCFICSYVLN; encoded by the exons ATGACAATGCCGAAGCTGATCTCAGAT TTTGCCCTGACAGAGGCCCTGCAGCAAGTGACGCGGGAGTATCATCGTGAGAAATTCTGGGAAAACGCAATAAGAGACGATCCATTGGCAGAACTATCAAATTCTCAGGAAGCAG gtagCATCGGAGTTTGGGTATCAAGTATAAAATTCGGTGTCAACGAAGCCACGAAAGAGTTGAATTTCAATGACAAGTGCGATTCAAGGTTTGCTTCGGAACTGTTACGTTATACACAATTAACATGTTTCATTTGCTCATATgtattaaattga
- the LOC124299935 gene encoding uncharacterized protein LOC124299935 isoform X1 produces the protein MLHKLIVRIARESFEFDEFALTEALQQVTREYHREKFWENAIRDDPLAELSNSQEAGSIGVWVSSIKFGVNEATKELNFNDKCDSRFASELLRYTQLTCFICSYVLN, from the exons ATGCTTCATAAGTTAATAGTTCGAATTGCGAGGGAATCGTTCGAATTCGATGAG TTTGCCCTGACAGAGGCCCTGCAGCAAGTGACGCGGGAGTATCATCGTGAGAAATTCTGGGAAAACGCAATAAGAGACGATCCATTGGCAGAACTATCAAATTCTCAGGAAGCAG gtagCATCGGAGTTTGGGTATCAAGTATAAAATTCGGTGTCAACGAAGCCACGAAAGAGTTGAATTTCAATGACAAGTGCGATTCAAGGTTTGCTTCGGAACTGTTACGTTATACACAATTAACATGTTTCATTTGCTCATATgtattaaattga
- the LOC124299935 gene encoding uncharacterized protein LOC124299935 isoform X4, with amino-acid sequence MLHKLIVRIARESFEFDEFALTEALQQVTREYHREKFWENAIRDDPLAELSNSQEAGSIGVWVSSIKFGVNEATKELNFNDKCDSSRQHEQQSRVV; translated from the exons ATGCTTCATAAGTTAATAGTTCGAATTGCGAGGGAATCGTTCGAATTCGATGAG TTTGCCCTGACAGAGGCCCTGCAGCAAGTGACGCGGGAGTATCATCGTGAGAAATTCTGGGAAAACGCAATAAGAGACGATCCATTGGCAGAACTATCAAATTCTCAGGAAGCAG gtagCATCGGAGTTTGGGTATCAAGTATAAAATTCGGTGTCAACGAAGCCACGAAAGAGTTGAATTTCAATGACAAGTGCGATTCAAG TCGTCAACATGAGCAGCAAAGTAGAGTTGTCTGA
- the LOC124299935 gene encoding uncharacterized protein LOC124299935 isoform X5, with product MKFALTEALQQVTREYHREKFWENAIRDDPLAELSNSQEAGSIGVWVSSIKFGVNEATKELNFNDKCDSRFASELLRYTQLTCFICSYVLN from the exons TTTGCCCTGACAGAGGCCCTGCAGCAAGTGACGCGGGAGTATCATCGTGAGAAATTCTGGGAAAACGCAATAAGAGACGATCCATTGGCAGAACTATCAAATTCTCAGGAAGCAG gtagCATCGGAGTTTGGGTATCAAGTATAAAATTCGGTGTCAACGAAGCCACGAAAGAGTTGAATTTCAATGACAAGTGCGATTCAAGGTTTGCTTCGGAACTGTTACGTTATACACAATTAACATGTTTCATTTGCTCATATgtattaaattga